A genomic segment from Malus domestica chromosome 05, GDT2T_hap1 encodes:
- the LOC103440817 gene encoding amino acid permease 3-like produces MKPVLPRSRTLPSRIHHGAVEERHDIRHYLQVEVQPKVSESKAINPQSNYSTCFDDDGRLKRTGTFWTSASHIITAVIGSGVLSLAWAIAQLGWVAGPTVLLLFAFVNLYTSNLLAMCYRTGNPITGQRNYTYMDAVKANLGGRKVMMCGLVQYLNLFGVAIGYTIASSVSMMAIKRSNCYHRSGGRDPCHMSSNGYMITFGIIEVIFSQIPDFNQVWWLSIVAAIMSFTYSSVGLGLGIGKVAGNGSFKGSLLGISIGTVTKSGTVTSTQKIWRSMQALGAIAFAYSYSLVLIEIQDTIRSPPAEHKTMKKATVFSIAITTVFYLLCGCFGYAAFGDLAPGNLLTGFGFYNPYWLLDIANVAIVVHLVGAFQVFCQPLFAFVEKWSAKRWPNSDFVTAEYEIPIPFYGVYQLNLFRLVWRTIFVIITTLISMLLPFFNDVVGILGAFGFWPLTVYFPVEMYIAQEKIRKWSSKWVGLQMLSVSCLFVSIAAAVGSVAGVVLDLQTYKPFKTSY; encoded by the exons ATGAAGCCAGTGTTGCCAAGAAGTAGAACTCTTCCCAGCAGAATCCACCATGGAGCT GTGGAAGAGAGGCATGACATCAGGCACTATCTGCAAGTGGAAGTCCAACCCAAAGTTAGTGAGTCCAAAGCCATAAACCCTCAGTCCAACTATTCCACATGCTTTGACGATGATGGTCGCTTGAAGAGAACAG GAACATTTTGGACTTCAGCATCACATATAATAACAGCGGTTATAGGATCTGGAGTCCTTTCCTTAGCATGGGCAATAGCACAGCTTGGTTGGGTTGCAGGACCAACTGTCCTCCTGCTCTTTGCCTTTGTCAATCTCTATACCTCCAATCTCCTAGCAATGTGTTACCGGACCGGCAACCCCATCACCGGACAGAGAAACTATACCTACATGGATGCTGTCAAGGCCAACTTAG GAGGAAGGAAGGTCATGATGTGTGGGTTGGTGCAGTACTTGAATTTATTTGGTGTAGCAATTGGGTACACAATTGCATCATCTGTCAGCATGAT GGCAATAAAGAGATCAAATTGTTACCATAGAAGTGGAGGGAGAGATCCATGCCACATGTCAAGCAATGGGTATATGATAACATTTGGTATCATAGAGGTGATATTTTCTCAAATCCCAGATTTTAATCAAGTGTGGTGGCTCTCAATAGTAGCAGCAATTATGTCATTTACTTATTCTTCTGTTGGCCTTGGACTTGGCATTGGCAAAGTTGCAG GAAATGGGAGCTTTAAAGGGAGCCTATTGGGTATTAGCATAGGGACCGTAACCAAGAGTGGAACAGTCACTTCTACACAAAAGATATGGAGAAGTATGCAAGCTCTTGGAGCTATTGCCTTTGCTTACTCTTATTCTTTGGTCCTCATTGAAATTCAG GATACAATAAGATCTCCACCCGCAGAACATAAGACAATGAAGAAGGCAACTGTATTCAGCATAGCTATCACCACAGTGTTCTATCTACTTTGTGGATGCTTTGGGTATGCAGCCTTTGGTGACTTGGCCCCAGGAAACCTCTTGACTGGCTTTGGATTTTACAACCCCTACTGGCTACTAGACATTGCCAATGTTGCAATTGTTGTCCACCTTGTTGGTGCATTTCAG GTCTTTTGTCAACCATTATTTGCATTTGTAGAAAAATGGAGCGCAAAGAGGTGGCCAAACAGCGACTTTGTGACAGCAGAGTATGAGATACCGATCCCCTTCTACGGCGTCTACCAACTCAACCTCTTCCGCTTGGTATGGAGGACAATATTCGTCATAATAACAACCCTCATATCCATGCTCCTGCCCTTCTTCAACGACGTCGTTGGAATACTTGGAGCCTTTGGATTTTGGCCACTCACAGTTTACTTCCCAGTCGAGATGTACATTGCTCAGGAGAAGATTCGGAAGTGGAGCAGCAAATGGGTTGGACTTCAGATGCTCAGTGTAAGTTGTCTTTTCGTCTCCATAGCTGCTGCTGTTGGCTCTGTGGCTGGTGTGGTTCTTGATCTCCAGACTTATAAGCCCTTTAAAACTAGTTACTGA